In Halobaculum limi, one DNA window encodes the following:
- a CDS encoding dihydrolipoyl dehydrogenase family protein, with protein sequence MHVAVIGAYGSAGVAAAERLADHTDPADPDAPLDRLTLVDDGEPGGGLCILRGCMPSKEVLSAAAHRYQARHDDRLVGDVPDLDLDRVVDRKDEHVTSFAAHRRAAVNSIADGAGVEFRHETARFVGPHELALSGGETLAPDYVVVATGSTLNVPDLPGIDDVDWYDSADVLDARTLPDSGVVMGFGYVGIELVAYLAEAGVDLTVIEHDERPLDDAPAAFGDDLLDCYREEFDIEILSETYEESVETTADGGVRLHTDRDDDRASVDADALFLFTGRRPNVDGLALDATALSPGDGWVDATMRAVDDDTGNTFVVGDANGRTPLLHIAKEQGHLAAENLLADLAGDDLAEYDPITHEVMFSGAAVYPYARVGHTADSARDAGYEVVEVEREASSDGVFKTKAAARGRARLVVDAEGGTVLGYVGFHLHADVMAKTMQVLVERGADVREVPDRAYHPTTPEILDGLFRDASGRLDG encoded by the coding sequence ATGCACGTCGCAGTCATCGGCGCGTACGGCAGCGCCGGCGTCGCCGCCGCGGAGCGACTCGCCGACCATACCGACCCCGCGGACCCCGACGCGCCACTCGATCGGCTCACGCTCGTCGACGACGGCGAACCAGGCGGCGGCCTCTGTATCCTCCGCGGCTGTATGCCCTCGAAAGAGGTGCTGTCGGCGGCGGCCCACCGCTATCAGGCCCGCCACGACGACCGCCTCGTCGGCGACGTTCCCGACCTCGACCTCGACCGCGTCGTCGACCGGAAGGACGAACACGTCACCTCGTTTGCGGCCCACCGCCGCGCCGCAGTCAACTCCATCGCGGATGGTGCTGGCGTCGAGTTTCGCCACGAGACGGCGCGATTCGTCGGTCCGCACGAACTGGCGCTGTCCGGTGGCGAGACGCTCGCTCCCGACTACGTCGTCGTCGCCACCGGGTCGACGCTGAACGTTCCCGACCTCCCCGGCATCGACGACGTGGACTGGTACGACAGCGCGGACGTCCTCGACGCACGAACCCTGCCCGACTCGGGCGTGGTGATGGGATTCGGCTACGTCGGCATCGAACTCGTCGCGTACCTCGCGGAGGCGGGCGTCGACCTCACCGTGATCGAACACGACGAGCGACCGCTGGACGACGCGCCCGCCGCTTTCGGTGACGACCTCCTCGACTGCTACCGGGAGGAGTTCGACATCGAGATACTCTCCGAGACGTACGAGGAGTCGGTCGAGACGACGGCTGACGGCGGTGTCCGGCTCCACACCGACCGCGATGACGACCGGGCGAGCGTCGACGCCGACGCGCTGTTTCTGTTCACCGGCCGTCGTCCGAACGTCGACGGTCTCGCCCTGGACGCGACGGCGCTCTCGCCGGGCGATGGCTGGGTCGACGCGACGATGCGTGCCGTCGACGACGACACGGGGAACACGTTCGTCGTCGGCGACGCCAACGGTCGGACGCCGCTCTTGCACATCGCCAAAGAGCAGGGCCACCTCGCAGCGGAGAACCTCCTCGCGGACCTCGCGGGCGACGACCTCGCGGAGTACGACCCTATCACTCACGAGGTGATGTTCTCCGGCGCGGCGGTGTACCCGTACGCTCGCGTGGGCCACACCGCCGACTCCGCTCGTGACGCGGGATACGAGGTGGTCGAGGTCGAACGCGAGGCGAGTTCCGACGGCGTGTTCAAGACGAAAGCCGCCGCACGGGGGCGGGCCCGCCTCGTCGTCGACGCCGAGGGTGGGACGGTGCTCGGCTACGTCGGCTTCCACCTTCA
- a CDS encoding metallophosphoesterase, giving the protein MLNTGFHDRGVYLRDADTLVVADLHIGRAEASDVEYPLGEAGDLTGRVEALLTRFEPSEMVLAGDVLHRFTHASVASERSLAGVVDACRDAGARPVLVRGNHDTVLGDVWDGDVHDAYELDARVRGSPVVVRHGHEAPPDDETAGLYVVGHDHPTISIEGSRRPCFLYAERAYRGADVLMLPAFSRLAAGVEVNGMYARDFQSPFVTDADALRPILARSQTDAANEDHDSAAAVADPLEFPPLGEFRRLL; this is encoded by the coding sequence GTGCTGAACACCGGCTTCCACGACCGCGGCGTCTACCTCCGAGACGCCGACACGCTCGTCGTCGCGGACCTCCACATCGGCCGCGCGGAGGCGTCCGACGTGGAGTATCCGCTGGGCGAGGCGGGCGACCTCACCGGGCGCGTCGAGGCGCTCTTGACGCGTTTCGAGCCGAGCGAGATGGTCCTCGCAGGCGACGTGCTCCACCGGTTCACCCACGCGTCGGTCGCGAGCGAGCGGTCGCTGGCGGGCGTCGTCGACGCCTGTCGCGACGCGGGAGCGCGACCCGTCCTCGTCCGCGGGAACCACGACACCGTCCTCGGCGACGTGTGGGACGGTGACGTCCACGACGCGTACGAACTTGACGCCCGCGTGCGCGGGTCGCCCGTCGTCGTCCGCCACGGACACGAGGCGCCGCCCGACGACGAGACTGCGGGGCTGTACGTCGTCGGTCACGATCACCCGACCATCTCCATCGAGGGGAGCAGACGCCCGTGTTTCCTGTACGCCGAGCGTGCGTATCGCGGCGCGGACGTGTTGATGCTCCCGGCGTTCTCCCGACTCGCCGCCGGTGTCGAGGTGAACGGAATGTACGCCCGCGACTTCCAGTCGCCGTTCGTCACCGACGCTGACGCACTCCGACCGATCCTCGCACGGTCGCAGACGGACGCCGCCAACGAGGACCACGACTCGGCAGCCGCTGTCGCCGACCCGCTGGAGTTCCCACCGCTTGGCGAGTTCCGTCGGTTGCTGTGA
- a CDS encoding metal-sulfur cluster assembly factor — MASDPQPSGESSARAESTSASTTVDAVRERLDRVTDPELDTSIVELDYVEEIRIDDGEVFVAFTLPTAWCSPAFAWMMAADARDQVESLPGVDRAEIDLREHMHEREINRGINEGLPFGEAFPDADGDVVPVRAELDRKARIARQHDATGALLDAGLSGDQIVALTDDDVAWPDRDPLGATGDDDDDDRLTVWVPDGSLAVRVDADPLVRYREKAAVTGVVDDDHPELCRTPEGEPIDAGEFELVRQRTRLAGVNMGGQGTVCDALNDARHAADRPPLSMREGGPVVPDESDRADAD; from the coding sequence ATGGCGTCGGACCCGCAGCCTTCAGGGGAGTCGTCCGCCCGGGCTGAGTCGACGTCCGCGTCGACGACCGTCGACGCGGTCCGCGAGCGACTCGACCGCGTCACCGACCCCGAACTGGACACGTCCATCGTCGAACTCGACTACGTCGAGGAGATCAGGATCGACGACGGCGAGGTGTTCGTCGCGTTCACGCTCCCGACGGCGTGGTGTTCCCCGGCGTTCGCCTGGATGATGGCCGCCGACGCTCGCGACCAAGTGGAGTCGCTCCCGGGCGTCGACCGCGCAGAGATCGACCTCCGCGAGCACATGCACGAACGCGAGATCAACCGCGGGATCAACGAGGGCCTCCCCTTCGGCGAGGCGTTCCCCGACGCCGACGGCGACGTGGTGCCGGTCCGGGCGGAACTCGACCGGAAGGCACGGATCGCCCGTCAACACGACGCCACCGGGGCGCTCCTCGACGCCGGCCTCTCCGGCGATCAGATCGTCGCGCTCACCGACGACGACGTGGCGTGGCCAGACCGCGATCCTCTCGGCGCCACCGGCGACGACGATGACGACGACCGCCTCACAGTGTGGGTTCCAGATGGGTCGCTCGCGGTGCGCGTCGACGCAGACCCGCTGGTCCGCTACCGCGAGAAAGCGGCCGTGACGGGAGTCGTCGATGACGACCACCCAGAACTGTGCCGCACGCCCGAGGGAGAACCGATCGACGCCGGCGAGTTCGAACTGGTCAGACAGCGAACTCGTCTCGCCGGTGTCAACATGGGTGGCCAAGGAACGGTGTGTGACGCGCTCAACGACGCGCGCCACGCAGCGGACCGCCCCCCACTGTCGATGCGCGAGGGGGGCCCGGTCGTGCCCGACGAATCGGACCGCGCCGACGCCGACTGA
- a CDS encoding amidohydrolase family protein, with amino-acid sequence MYVTDEGEEIFVIDSHLHLWDASEENITHEGGEQFIQCFYDYHTGFTPEDKQWGLDEYRKYGADRMADDLFGNAAVDMGIFQPTYLRDFYADGFNTIEDNAELAQRYPERFVLNGRFDPRDGEAGMEELERQKEEYDIQGVKLYTAEWNGDSKGWRLDSQESFEFLEKCSELGIENIHPHKGPTIRPLNRDAFDVADVDDAATSFPELNFVVEHVGLPRLDDFCWIAAQEPNVYGGLAVAAPLAVHRPRKFGEIMGELLFWLGEDRLLFGSDYALWNPDWLVETFMDAELTDEQKDEYGVEFGLDTKRKILGENAAELYDIDIEAKKEQFRTDGVTEDFGLGDHYAGGTSATPADD; translated from the coding sequence ATGTACGTGACAGACGAGGGAGAGGAGATATTCGTCATCGACTCGCACCTGCACCTGTGGGACGCGAGCGAGGAGAACATCACACACGAGGGTGGTGAGCAGTTCATCCAGTGCTTCTACGACTACCACACCGGGTTCACGCCCGAGGACAAACAGTGGGGGCTCGACGAGTACCGCAAGTACGGGGCCGATCGGATGGCTGACGACCTGTTCGGCAACGCCGCGGTCGACATGGGCATCTTCCAGCCGACGTACCTCCGCGACTTCTACGCGGACGGCTTCAACACCATCGAGGACAACGCCGAACTCGCACAGCGGTACCCCGAGCGGTTCGTCCTCAACGGACGGTTCGACCCGCGTGACGGCGAGGCGGGGATGGAGGAACTCGAACGACAGAAGGAGGAGTACGACATCCAGGGCGTGAAACTGTACACCGCCGAGTGGAACGGCGACTCGAAGGGGTGGCGCCTCGACTCACAGGAGTCGTTCGAGTTCTTGGAGAAGTGTTCGGAACTCGGCATCGAGAACATCCACCCGCACAAGGGGCCGACCATCCGCCCGCTCAACCGGGACGCCTTCGACGTCGCCGACGTCGACGACGCGGCCACCTCGTTCCCCGAACTGAACTTCGTCGTCGAACACGTCGGCCTGCCGCGACTCGACGACTTCTGCTGGATCGCCGCGCAGGAACCCAACGTCTACGGCGGCCTCGCGGTCGCCGCGCCGCTGGCGGTCCACCGCCCGCGGAAGTTCGGCGAGATTATGGGTGAACTCCTGTTCTGGCTCGGTGAGGACCGCCTGCTGTTCGGGTCGGACTACGCGCTGTGGAACCCCGACTGGCTCGTGGAGACGTTTATGGACGCCGAACTCACCGACGAGCAGAAAGACGAGTACGGCGTCGAGTTCGGGCTCGACACCAAACGGAAGATCCTCGGCGAGAACGCCGCGGAACTGTACGACATCGACATCGAGGCGAAGAAAGAGCAGTTCCGAACGGACGGCGTCACCGAGGACTTCGGTCTCGGCGACCACTACGCCGGCGGCACGAGTGCCACGCCGGCGGACGACTGA
- a CDS encoding NAD(P)-dependent alcohol dehydrogenase — protein sequence MRAARLHSYTDDMANALTIDDVDRPTVEASDDVIVEVEGAGWCQTDNHIIEGMWTDYVPQELPLTLGHENAGTVVEVGSEVQTVGVGDSVICHPVMTCGTCRPCRQGEDMYCENVRFPGLTHDGGFAEFLHTNERAVIPLPSDVDTTDIAPHADAGITAYHATKKAVRELNPGDTAVVIGVGGLGHIGLQCLDAMSAADIVALDLKESARHLAMDLGAHHTVDPGTEDVASVIADLTDDVGAQQVLDFVGADQTTALAPDIVAAGGDHHVIGYGGHVHQPSQSLVDGEFSYKGTLVGRYTELQELVALVDRGEVELRTSRYDLADINTVAERLEHGEIEGRAVITP from the coding sequence ATGCGAGCAGCCAGACTCCACTCGTACACCGACGATATGGCGAACGCGCTCACCATCGACGACGTCGACCGGCCGACCGTCGAGGCGTCCGACGACGTCATCGTCGAGGTCGAGGGCGCGGGATGGTGCCAGACGGACAACCACATTATCGAGGGAATGTGGACCGACTACGTCCCGCAGGAACTCCCGCTCACACTCGGTCACGAGAACGCCGGCACCGTCGTCGAAGTCGGATCGGAGGTACAGACCGTCGGTGTGGGCGATAGCGTCATCTGCCATCCCGTGATGACGTGTGGCACCTGCCGGCCGTGTCGACAGGGCGAGGACATGTACTGCGAGAACGTCCGCTTCCCGGGCCTCACGCACGACGGCGGCTTCGCGGAGTTCCTCCACACGAACGAGCGAGCGGTCATCCCCCTCCCTAGCGATGTGGACACGACCGACATCGCGCCCCACGCCGACGCCGGCATCACCGCCTACCACGCGACCAAGAAGGCCGTCCGGGAACTGAACCCCGGCGACACCGCGGTGGTCATCGGCGTCGGCGGTCTCGGCCACATCGGCCTCCAGTGTCTCGACGCGATGAGCGCCGCCGACATCGTCGCCCTCGACCTGAAGGAGTCGGCCCGCCACCTCGCGATGGATCTGGGCGCCCACCACACCGTCGACCCCGGAACCGAGGACGTCGCGAGCGTCATCGCGGACCTCACCGACGACGTGGGCGCACAGCAAGTCCTTGACTTCGTCGGCGCCGACCAGACGACAGCGCTCGCGCCCGACATCGTCGCCGCTGGTGGCGACCACCACGTCATCGGCTACGGCGGGCACGTCCACCAACCGTCGCAGTCGCTCGTCGACGGCGAGTTCAGTTACAAGGGTACGCTCGTCGGGCGCTACACAGAACTGCAGGAACTCGTCGCTCTCGTCGACCGCGGCGAGGTCGAACTACGGACGAGTCGGTACGACCTCGCAGACATCAACACGGTCGCCGAGCGCCTCGAACACGGTGAAATCGAGGGGCGTGCGGTCATCACGCCGTAG
- a CDS encoding thiamine pyrophosphate-dependent enzyme: MSDADAETSETAVDPMGDVRRVLGPDGAVVGDVPDLSDERLLTIYRDMVTARRFDERAVSLQRQGRIGTYSAIEGQEASSVAATHALRDDDPVFYQYREHGAVIARGFPAEYLAYWMGHESGTAGLADIDVFPLNIGIAAHLPHAVGAAMAFDYRDEDRITCAHFGDGATSEGDFHEALNFAGVFDTPSVFVCHNNQWAISIPREDQTASPTLAQKAEAYGFEGVRVDGMDPLAVYAAVEEAAQQARNGTDDSLRPTLIETVEYRFGAHTTADDPSAYRDDADGDPWRAWDPLPRMEAFLRKQGLADDDRIEAIREEANDRVAAVIDEAERFEGDPADMFADVYAETPAELERQRESLLAAVERHGKDAFLREE, encoded by the coding sequence ATGAGCGACGCCGACGCCGAGACGAGCGAGACAGCCGTGGACCCGATGGGCGACGTGCGGCGCGTCCTCGGACCGGACGGCGCAGTCGTCGGTGACGTGCCCGACCTGTCCGACGAGCGCCTACTCACCATCTACCGCGATATGGTGACCGCACGCCGTTTCGACGAGCGAGCGGTCAGCCTCCAGCGACAGGGGCGCATCGGCACGTACTCCGCCATCGAGGGACAGGAGGCCAGTTCCGTCGCCGCAACCCACGCCCTGCGCGATGACGACCCCGTCTTCTACCAGTACCGCGAACACGGCGCGGTCATCGCCCGCGGCTTCCCTGCGGAGTACCTCGCCTACTGGATGGGCCACGAGTCGGGCACGGCGGGCCTCGCCGACATCGACGTGTTCCCACTGAACATCGGCATCGCTGCGCACCTCCCGCACGCCGTCGGCGCGGCGATGGCGTTCGACTACCGCGACGAAGACCGGATCACGTGCGCCCACTTCGGGGACGGGGCCACCTCGGAGGGCGACTTCCACGAGGCGCTCAACTTCGCCGGGGTGTTCGACACGCCGAGCGTGTTCGTCTGTCACAACAACCAGTGGGCCATCTCCATCCCGCGCGAGGATCAGACCGCGAGTCCGACGCTCGCGCAGAAGGCCGAGGCGTACGGCTTCGAGGGCGTCCGCGTCGACGGAATGGACCCGCTGGCGGTGTACGCTGCAGTCGAGGAGGCCGCCCAGCAGGCCCGCAACGGCACCGACGACAGCCTCCGCCCCACACTCATCGAGACGGTCGAGTACCGCTTCGGCGCGCACACGACCGCCGACGACCCGAGCGCCTACCGCGACGACGCTGACGGCGACCCGTGGCGGGCGTGGGACCCGCTTCCGCGAATGGAGGCGTTCCTCCGGAAACAGGGACTCGCGGACGACGACCGCATCGAGGCAATTCGCGAGGAGGCGAACGACCGCGTCGCCGCCGTCATCGACGAGGCGGAACGCTTCGAGGGTGACCCCGCCGATATGTTCGCGGACGTGTACGCCGAGACGCCCGCGGAACTGGAGCGCCAACGGGAGTCGTTGCTCGCGGCAGTCGAGCGACACGGGAAGGACGCGTTCTTGCGCGAGGAGTAG
- a CDS encoding NAD(P)/FAD-dependent oxidoreductase — translation MSDTPNVVVAGAGLAGLVAARHLADAGADVTVYERRPEVGGRVRSRERDGFTLDRGFQVLFTGYPAVKRELDVGELDLRRFRPGAVICSGDEGTRSVLSDPLRDPRALVESVFNRRVTTTDKLRTLALRQDLSQRSESWFFSGSDTSIREYLRDWGFSGKYIENFVAPFYGGITLDRSLSTSKHVFAYTFRALSNGQIGVPAGGMGAISEQLRASAEAAGATVVTGEGVEGVDPAGDGVTVETTDRAVEADAAIVATDPKAARDLTGVDAIPTDGVPSTTQYYRLPDATPVETGKKILLNADDQSPNVVVPLTDVAPEYAPDGHQLLCATFLGDDARFRDADDLASDAQAALESWYPERSFGGLEPIHTDRIEFAQFAQPPGVHETLPDAADPAGAVYLAGDYTEWSSIQGAMESGRVAAETLLAER, via the coding sequence ATGTCGGATACGCCGAACGTCGTCGTCGCGGGCGCGGGACTGGCGGGTCTCGTCGCCGCCCGCCACCTCGCAGACGCGGGCGCGGACGTCACCGTCTACGAGCGTCGACCCGAGGTCGGTGGTCGCGTCCGCTCGCGCGAGCGCGACGGATTCACCCTCGACCGGGGATTTCAGGTGTTGTTCACGGGTTACCCCGCCGTCAAGCGGGAACTCGACGTGGGTGAACTCGACCTGCGGCGCTTTCGCCCCGGCGCGGTCATCTGCTCGGGCGACGAGGGGACGCGGAGCGTTCTCTCGGACCCGCTTCGTGACCCGCGTGCGCTCGTGGAATCCGTGTTCAACCGTCGGGTGACGACGACGGACAAACTCCGCACGTTGGCGCTTCGCCAGGACCTGTCCCAGCGGTCGGAGTCGTGGTTCTTCTCCGGCAGCGACACCAGCATCCGCGAGTACCTCCGCGACTGGGGCTTCTCTGGGAAGTACATCGAGAACTTCGTCGCCCCCTTCTACGGCGGCATCACGCTCGACCGCTCGCTGTCCACGTCGAAACACGTCTTCGCGTACACCTTCCGCGCGCTCTCGAACGGCCAGATCGGTGTGCCTGCAGGCGGGATGGGCGCGATATCCGAGCAACTTCGCGCCAGCGCCGAGGCCGCGGGCGCGACCGTCGTCACGGGCGAGGGCGTCGAGGGCGTCGACCCTGCGGGCGACGGCGTCACCGTCGAGACGACCGACCGGGCGGTCGAGGCCGACGCCGCCATCGTCGCCACCGACCCGAAGGCAGCCCGCGACCTCACGGGGGTCGACGCGATCCCGACCGACGGGGTTCCCTCGACGACCCAGTACTACCGCCTGCCGGACGCGACGCCCGTCGAGACGGGCAAGAAGATCCTGCTCAACGCCGACGACCAATCGCCGAACGTGGTCGTCCCGCTGACCGACGTCGCGCCGGAGTACGCCCCCGACGGCCACCAGTTGCTGTGTGCGACGTTCCTCGGCGACGACGCCCGATTCCGCGACGCTGACGACCTCGCGAGCGACGCGCAGGCGGCGCTCGAATCGTGGTATCCCGAACGCAGTTTCGGCGGCCTCGAACCGATCCACACCGACCGAATCGAGTTCGCGCAGTTCGCGCAACCGCCGGGCGTCCACGAGACGCTCCCCGACGCGGCCGACCCCGCTGGAGCGGTGTACCTCGCGGGCGACTACACTGAGTGGTCGTCAATTCAGGGCGCGATGGAGAGCGGGCGCGTCGCCGCCGAGACGCTGTTGGCAGAGCGGTAG
- a CDS encoding threonine synthase, with protein MQTTDAFDGLACTDCGESFGVDEHGRCPDCGGTLSPQYDLDAVDAEAFGGDDAPGQYRFGALLPFPASTALTAGEGDTPLVRTDRLAEELGVAAAYVKDEGRNPTGTFVDRGMSLAVTAAADREMEPLALAAAGNAGQSAAAYAGRADLRSYSFVPSRTAFSNKAMVNVHGGEMRVVGGRYGDAAAAVDEQLATDYHSLQEFTTPYRHDGAKTLAYELLDATDAAESTLPDAVVVPASTGELVVGVVEGLQDLAELGLADEVPDVYAVQAAGCAPIATAHESGADSVEAWVGPDTIVGEVEIEDPAGGDLAVSALRAVDGDSLTVEDDDALESAVTVAQTEVIEVGGAGGVALAGAWRLAEADAFGEDDEVVVVNPDSGVKTPDVLRSHLMGKGI; from the coding sequence ATGCAGACGACGGACGCGTTCGACGGACTGGCGTGTACCGACTGCGGAGAGTCGTTCGGCGTCGACGAACACGGACGCTGCCCCGACTGCGGCGGGACGCTCTCGCCGCAGTACGATCTGGACGCGGTCGACGCCGAGGCGTTCGGCGGCGACGATGCCCCCGGACAGTACCGCTTCGGCGCGCTCTTGCCGTTCCCTGCGTCGACGGCGCTCACGGCCGGCGAGGGAGACACACCGCTCGTGCGAACCGACCGCCTCGCCGAGGAACTGGGCGTCGCCGCGGCGTACGTGAAAGACGAGGGGCGCAACCCGACAGGCACGTTCGTCGACCGCGGGATGAGCCTCGCCGTCACCGCCGCGGCCGACCGGGAGATGGAACCGCTGGCGTTGGCGGCCGCCGGCAACGCCGGGCAGTCGGCCGCCGCCTACGCCGGGCGGGCAGACCTGCGGTCGTACTCGTTTGTCCCCTCGCGGACAGCGTTCTCGAACAAGGCGATGGTAAACGTCCACGGCGGCGAGATGCGCGTCGTCGGCGGACGCTACGGCGACGCCGCCGCCGCGGTCGACGAGCAACTGGCTACCGACTACCACTCGTTGCAGGAGTTTACGACGCCGTACCGTCACGACGGCGCGAAGACGCTCGCGTACGAACTGCTCGACGCGACCGACGCAGCGGAGTCGACACTTCCCGACGCCGTCGTCGTTCCCGCGAGCACGGGCGAACTCGTCGTCGGCGTCGTCGAAGGTCTGCAAGACCTCGCCGAGTTGGGCCTCGCTGACGAGGTGCCCGACGTGTACGCCGTGCAGGCCGCCGGCTGTGCGCCCATCGCGACCGCTCACGAGTCGGGTGCGGACTCGGTCGAGGCGTGGGTCGGCCCCGACACCATCGTCGGCGAGGTGGAGATCGAGGACCCGGCGGGCGGCGACCTCGCGGTGTCGGCGCTGCGGGCGGTCGACGGCGACAGCCTCACCGTCGAGGACGACGACGCCCTCGAGAGCGCAGTGACGGTCGCACAGACGGAAGTCATCGAAGTCGGTGGCGCGGGCGGTGTTGCGCTCGCGGGCGCGTGGCGACTCGCGGAGGCCGACGCCTTCGGCGAGGACGACGAGGTCGTCGTCGTCAACCCCGACTCCGGGGTGAAGACACCTGACGTCCTCCGGAGCCACCTGATGGGCAAAGGGATCTGA
- a CDS encoding metal-dependent transcriptional regulator: MLSDVMEDYLKAIYVLQSEDGPPVSTSAIAERVGKTPPTVTSMLDTLEERGLVEREKYKGAELTEEGRTVALEVLRHHRLLEAYLAEHLDYSWSEVHEEADALEHHISEEFERRVAAVLGDPSVDPHGDPIPSADLQPPADDGALPLTEFEVGDRVVIARVSDRDDEELEYLDRAGIVPGRTVTVRDVAPFGMVTVAVEPDGEGDVAEQSLPDSIAASVRVRPATGERNTTTNEGVGGA; encoded by the coding sequence ATGTTGAGCGACGTGATGGAGGACTACCTGAAGGCCATCTACGTGCTCCAGTCGGAGGACGGGCCGCCGGTGTCGACGTCGGCCATCGCCGAGCGAGTGGGGAAGACCCCGCCGACCGTGACGAGTATGCTCGACACGCTAGAGGAGCGTGGCCTCGTCGAACGCGAGAAGTACAAGGGCGCGGAGTTGACCGAAGAGGGTCGTACCGTGGCGCTCGAAGTCCTCCGACATCACCGACTGCTGGAGGCGTATCTCGCAGAGCACCTCGACTACTCGTGGAGCGAGGTCCACGAGGAGGCAGACGCCCTCGAACACCACATCAGCGAGGAGTTCGAGCGCCGCGTCGCGGCGGTGCTGGGCGACCCGAGCGTCGACCCGCACGGTGACCCGATCCCAAGTGCGGACCTGCAGCCACCGGCAGACGACGGGGCGCTGCCGCTCACAGAGTTCGAAGTGGGCGACCGCGTCGTCATCGCGCGGGTCAGCGACCGGGACGACGAGGAACTCGAGTACCTCGACCGCGCAGGTATCGTCCCCGGCCGAACCGTCACGGTGCGTGACGTCGCACCGTTCGGGATGGTGACGGTGGCGGTCGAACCGGACGGCGAGGGCGACGTGGCCGAACAGAGCCTCCCCGACTCCATCGCGGCGTCCGTGCGCGTCAGACCAGCGACGGGTGAGCGCAACACGACCACGAACGAGGGTGTCGGCGGGGCGTGA
- a CDS encoding TMEM165/GDT1 family protein, translated as MTGFWEIVVVAAVAQLAVLPGEKVQFIIAGLSTRYRPVVVVAAAGTAFAGWTALEITFGAALQSAVSATVLDAFTAAMFIGFALVLLRSTPAPGSEPHVATDGGQVLSSVDGSVELFGYEISGTVGSYLSILSMMAAGEFGDKTQLITIGLAAQYGATPAIWVGEMAAIIPVSIANAYVFHRFSHRFDVRNAHLFGAALFAFFGLDTVLSLAVGFSVWETVVGTVSQAVLSLV; from the coding sequence GTGACGGGGTTCTGGGAGATCGTCGTCGTCGCGGCGGTCGCACAGCTAGCGGTGCTGCCCGGCGAGAAGGTGCAGTTCATCATCGCCGGATTGTCGACGCGCTACCGGCCGGTGGTCGTCGTCGCGGCCGCGGGAACCGCGTTCGCCGGGTGGACGGCCCTGGAGATCACGTTCGGTGCGGCGCTGCAGTCGGCGGTGTCGGCGACCGTGCTCGACGCGTTCACCGCGGCGATGTTCATCGGGTTCGCGCTGGTGCTGTTGCGCTCGACTCCTGCTCCCGGCTCCGAGCCACACGTGGCCACCGACGGCGGCCAGGTGCTGTCGAGCGTCGACGGGTCGGTCGAACTGTTCGGCTACGAGATATCGGGCACCGTCGGGTCGTACCTCTCGATCCTCTCGATGATGGCCGCCGGCGAGTTCGGCGACAAGACGCAACTCATCACCATCGGACTGGCCGCGCAGTACGGTGCGACGCCCGCTATCTGGGTCGGCGAGATGGCCGCTATCATCCCGGTGAGCATCGCGAACGCGTACGTGTTCCACCGCTTCAGCCACCGCTTCGACGTGCGGAACGCGCACCTCTTTGGCGCGGCGTTGTTCGCCTTCTTCGGCCTCGACACGGTCCTATCGCTGGCGGTCGGGTTCTCCGTCTGGGAGACGGTCGTCGGGACCGTCTCACAGGCAGTGCTGTCGCTGGTGTAG